In Streptomyces pluripotens, the genomic window CGCAGGAGACCGGTCGGCCCCCGGTCGGCGGCCCCCCTGGTGGTTCGCCCTTCGGCGGTCCGTCCGCCGGTGGCCCGTCCTTCGGCGGCGGTGAAGACGACTGGGTGATCTCCCCTCCGACATCCGCCGGTCCGTCGGGAGGACCCGGCAGCCCGGACGGTGGCCGACCCGGCGGCCAGGGCGGCGGATACGGCTACCCGCCGCCCGGCGGCCTGCAGGGCCCGTCCGGCCCCGGCTTCCCGCAGCCGTCGCAGCAGGCCACCTGGACCGCGACCATCGGCCCGGACCGCGAGTACTTCATGGCGATGATGCAGCGCTCCGGGCCCGAGGCCGCGGGCTTGAATTTGCCCGCGTACTCGCCCGAACAGCAGCGCACGCTCGCCGGCAACCAGATCACCATCGGCCGGCGCCGACACTCCACCGGTGACACGCCCGACATCGACCTGGCGGTGCCCCCGGAGGACCCCGGTGTCTCGCACCAGCACGCGGTACTGGTCCAGCAGCCGGACGGCAGCTGGGCGATCGTCGACCAGAACTCGACGAACGGCACCACGGTGAACGGCGCGGAGGAACCGATCCAGCCCTTCGTGCCGGTTCCGCTCCAGGACGGTGACCGGGTACACGTGGGCGCCTGGACCACGATCACGATCCGCAGGGCCTAGGGAAGGACCGGGGATTGCGACTGCCCGGGGAGGGGCCAGGCATATGGCCCCACCGGGTCGTCCAGCCAGGCCCAGGTGCGCTCCGGCGTGACCGTGACGCCGTACCGTTCACGGCTCGGCTCGCCCTCACGCTCCCACAGTACGTAGGCCTCCTGCGCGGTGAGCGTCCCCCGGGTGAGCGCGAGCAAGAAGCGGAACAGTTCCTGCTCGCGGGCCCGTCCCGGCAGTCCGGCCAGGGAGACTTCCTCCGGCTTCACCCGTCCCTCGCCACGCAGTGGCACGAAATAGGCGGGTGTGGGCAGGAAGTGGCCCTCGGCGCGCTCCGGGTCCCGCAGCGTGAGGGCCGCCAGACCGGTGGCCAGCGGAGTCAGGATCCGGGCGCCGGGACGGCACTGGGCGAGCCACGCGCGCGGGACGGTCGCCAGCTCGCAGGTGGCGATGACGCGGTCGAAGGGGGCCCGTTCGGGCACCCCGCGCGCTCCGTCGCCGGTGACGACGACCGGGCGGTATCCGGCGGCAGCCAGGTGCCCACGGGCCGATTCGGCGATCTCCGGGTCCAGGTCGACGGTCGTGACGAGGTCACCGTCGCCGAGCCGGTGGGTGAGCAGGGCCGCGTTGTAGCCGGTACCGGCACCCACTTCCAGGACCCGGTCGCCGTCCGTCACGCACAGCGCGACCAGCATCCGCGCCATCAGGGAGGGCTGGCTGCTGGAGGAGAGCAGTTCCCCGTCGCGCAGCCGGGTGGCCAGCGGCACATCGGCGTAGACACCGCGCACCCAGCGTTCCCGGTCCTCCGGGTCGGCGCTCTCGCCCCAGCGGCGTTCGTAGCCGCGCCGCCCGGCGACGTAGTAGTACGGCACGAACAGATGCCGGGGTACCTCGGCGAACGCCTTCCGCCACACCGGATCCGCCGCCCAGGTGCCTTCGGCGTCGATCTCCCGCACCAAAGCCGCCCGTCCGGCTGCGGCAAGGCTTTCGATCTCCGCATCATAGGCACCCATATGTCAACCTTAGGGGCGTTTCGCCGCCAACAGGTGCGGTCCTGAGCCCTGGGTAGTGGGTCCCCTGGTCTGAGACCATGGACGGGTGAGAGAGATTCGGCGCGGCACGCTTCAGGAGCAGACCTTCTACGAGCAGGTCGGCGGGGAGGAGACCTTCCGCCGGCTCGTCCACCGTTTCTACGAGGGAGTCGCCGAGGACCCGGTTCTACGGCCGATGTACCCGGAGGAGGACCTGGGCCCGGCCGAGGAGCGGCTGACCCTGTTCCTGATCCAGTACTGGGGCGGTCCCACGACGTACAGCGAGAACCGCGGCCACCCCCGGCTGCGCATGCGGCACGCCCCCTTCACCGTGGACCGCGCGGCACACGACGCATGGCTGCGGCACATGCGGGTGGCCGTCGACGAACTGGATCTGCCCGAGGAACACGAGCGGACGCTGTGGAACTACCTGACCTACGCCGCCGCGTCGATGGTGAACACCCCGGACTGATCACGTCCCGCTGATACAGCCTCGCTCAAGGCCGGATTCCGGTGCCGTGCCCCGGAATCCGATCACCGTCCGGCGCAGACCGTCCCGAAAGGGGGTCGGCATGGTTTCCCCGGGCAGGCGTCCCCCGCGGTCCAAGAATCCGGACACCGGGGACGCGGGTGCACGGGCGCGAGGACGACCGGCAACGCCGGGCCCGCGTACGGCCGGAACGAGACCGCTCAGTGCACGCTGAGCCCCAGGGAGCCGAGGCCCGTCCGCCGAACGGCGACGGATCCGTACGGGGTGCGCAGCCGGAGCCACGCCCCCGACGAGAGCAGCCCGGTGTCGGCCGGCTCGGTTCCCGGCCGCAGGAAACCCAGGGACTGTGCCGCGTGCACGGCCCGTACCGGAAGCCGGGTGCGCCCTATCTCCCGGGACCAGATGTCCCGTCCGATCCGGTCCAGCTCCGCGCGGTGACGCCGTTGGGGCGCCAGCTCCTGCGTGCGTGACCGGAATTCGGTGACCGCGGCGGCGACGGTCGCCCGCAGCGCGTCCGGCGCCGGCAGCCCCGGCTCGGGCTGCCAGCCGACGCGCGGCGGCAGCACACCGGCCCACGGCGGCCCGGTGACCGCGCCGGGAACGGCAACAGTGGCCGCACGCTCGTCCACGGCCTCCAGGAACTCGCCTGCCGAGACGGTGGTGTCGAGGGTGACGTCGAGCCCGTCCTCGTACGGCTTCGCCAGCCGCACCGCGCGGATGGCCAGCACCTCGAAGGACGGTGGCCGGCCGAAGACGGCGAGGGCCGTGCCTGCCGCCTGCAGACGCACCGCTGCTCCACGGTCGTAGTGCAGCAGCCGGGAGAGGAAGGCAGCGAGGTCCGCCGCCTCCGGCTCGTCGGCGAGGTGCAGCACCGTCATGCGGCGACGGCCTTCCCTCCGGTCTCGGAGTCTTCGGCCGGGTCCCGGTACTCCCGGAGGAACTCGCGTTCCTCCGCGGTGATCCGGCGCGGCGCCTGGGCTTCGAAGTCGAAGGGGACGATCACGGTCGAGGCCCGGACATAGACCAGGTCGCCGTCCTTCACCTCGTAGGCGAGGGTGAAGGAGGCGGCCCGGACCTCGGTGACCCACAGCTCGATGTCCACGGGCTCGTGCCGGTGGACGAGCTGCCGCTTGTAGTCGATCTCATGGCGTGCCACCACGGACCCCTGCTTGAACTCCTTGTCCGGGCGGAACAGGAAGTCGATACGGGCCTCCTCCAGATAGCGGAGGAAGACCACGTTGTTGACGTGGCCGTACGCGTCCATGTCCGCCCAGCGCAGCGGGCAGCGGTAGATGTGCCGCAAGACCGATCAGCCCCGGGTCAGCTTCTTGTAGGTGGCGCGGTGCGGACGCGCGGCGTCCGGCCCGAGCCGCTCGATCTTGTTCTTCTCGTACGACTCGAAGTTGCCCTCGAACCAGAACCAGCTGGACTCGCCCTCGTAGGCGAGGATATGCGTGGCGACACGGTCGAGGAACCACCGGTCGTGGGAGACGACCACGGCGCAGCCGGGGAAGTCCAGCAGGGCGTTCTCCAGGCTGGACAGGGTCTCGACGTCCAGGTCGTTGGTGGGCTCGTCGAGGAGCAGCAGGTTGCCGCCCTGCTTGAGGGTCAGCGCCAGGTTGAGGCGGTTGCGCTCACCACCGGAGAGAATGCCGGCCGGCTTCTGCTGGTCCGGGCCCTTGAACCCGAAGGCCGAGACATACGCCCGCGAGGGCATCTCGACCTGGCCGACGTTGATGTAGTCAAGGCCGTCGGACACGACCTCCCACAACGTCTTCTTCGGGTCGATGTTGGCGCGCCCCTGGTCGACGTACGAGATCTTGACGGTCTCGCCGACCTTGATGTCGCCGGAGTCCGGGGTCTCCAGGCCCTGGATCATCTTGAACAGGGTGGTCTTGCCCGCACCGTTCGGGCCGATGACCCCGACGATGCCGTTGCGCGGCAGCGTGAAGGACAGCCCGTCCACGAGGATCTTCTCCCCGAAGGCCTTGTGCAGGTCGTTGATCTCGACGACGACATTGCCGAGCCGCGGCCCCGGCGGGATCTGGATCTCCTCGAAGTCCAGCTTCCGCATCTTCTCGGCCTCGGCGGCCATCTCCTCGTACCGCGCGAGACGGGCCTTGGACTTGGCCTGCCGCCCCTTGGCGTTCGACCGCACCCAATCCAGCTCTTCCTTGAGCCGCTTCTGGCGCTTGGCGTCCTTCTGGCCCTCGACCTTCAGACGGGTGGCCTTGGTCTCCAGATAGGTGGAGTAGTTGCCCTGGTAGGGGTAGGCCCGCCCACGGTCGAGTTCGAGGATCCACTCGGCGACGTTGTCCAGGAAGTACCGGTCGTGAGTGATCGCGACGACGGTCCCCGGGTACTTGGCCAGGTGCTGCTCCAGCCAGTTGACCGACTCGGCGTCGAGGTGGTTGGTGGGCTCGTCGAGGAGCAGCAGGTCCGGCTGCTCCAGCAGCAGCTTGCAGAGCGCGACGCGGCGCTTCTCGCCACCGGAGAGGTTGGTGACGGGCCAGTCGCCGGGCGGGCAGCCCAGCGCGTCCATGGCCTGCTCCAGCTGGGCGTCCAGGTCCCAGGCGTTCGCGTGGTCCAGATCCTCCTGCAGCTTGCCCATCTCGTCGAGCAGCGCGTCGGAGTAGTCGGTCGCCATCAGCTCGGCGATCTCGTTGAACCGGTCGAGCTTGCCCTTGATCTCGGCGACACCCTCCTGGACGTTCTCCAGGACGGTCTTCTCGTCGTTCAGCGGGGGCTCCTGGAGGAGGATGCCCACGCTGTAGCCCGGCGACAGGAAGGCGTCACCGTTCGACGGCTGCTCGATGCCCGCCATGATCTTCAGCACGGTCGACTTACCGGCACCGTTCGGGCCGACGACGCCGATCTTCGCCCCCGGCAGGAAGTTCAGGGTGACATCGTCGAGGATCACCTTGTCGCCGTGCGCTTTGCGCGCTTTGCGCATGGTGTAAATGAACTCAGCCAAGAGAAACCGTCCGGCAGCTTGAAATCTGGCAGTGGGCAGATACACCCCATCTTGCCGTACGGCCACCCCTGGGCGGAAACCCGTTAGGTCGGGGGGCTGTGACCTGGACTTTCGCTGATGGTGGCTGTGGCGCCTCTGTCGCTGTCGGGTCATTGAGTGGCCTTGGGTACCCCCGCGCGCCCCAGAGACGGCCCGGGAGGATCACTCAGACGACCGGGTCTTGGTCGCCGTTGGCCAGCCTGACGTTCCCCAGGGACGCCGCTGCACGCCGCGGTCCGGCCACGCTGTGTCGGCTTCGGATGTCACCGAAACAGCTCCGGGACCAGGCAGACCTGTAGCGGCTCTTCCGGATGCCCTGCCCGCCTCCACCAGGTGTGCCGATCGGTGCATTGCCACTGCGAGCGGCAGGTCCGCGGGGGGCACGTGTGGAACGAGGAGGGCGGCTCGGACCCGGTTCCGGAGCTCGGCCGCCTCTTCCTCGGCGAGGACGGCACCATCATCCCCAGTGACCCGGACTTCGGCGCCAACCAGATGGCGACGAACACCCATGGGCACGGCGGGTACTGGGACCCCCGCTCCAAGAGCCTGCTGAACCAGGGGCTGGTCGTTGTCGGGAAGAGCGACGACGTGGAGCTGAAGCCCTCGTACGGCACGTTCGGGCCGCACGGTTCCTGGGATCATGTGAAGTAGGAGGGACTCCCCGACGTGAAGATCAAGCTGGGCGTCCTCGCGGTCGCCATACCCCTTGCGCTCACTACCCTCATCGGATGCAACATGGCTGACAACGGTTCCGACGTCCCCTCCGCCGGCACAAGCACGTCGAATGACGCCGCTGACGAGGTGGAAGGTGTTTCCAGCAGTATCTACGAAATGATCGGTGTCAAAGGCAAGACGTCCGACAGCCGCACGACCGTGACGGAGTGTTCCGGCAAGGACCCGGACAAGTACTTCCGGGTCCTCCACCCATGAGCTTCACCCCGACGTCCTCCAGTGACCTCGAGGTAGCCATGCAACGGCTCAGGGCGGCGCTGCCGAAGCGCGGCTGCAAGATCGTCGAGTACGGGCCGGACACCAGCAAGAACAAGAACCTGAGGCTCACGGCTGACAACGACGCGAAGAAGGCCAGTGTGCACATCATTCAGATGGCGAAGGACAATCCTCCGATGCTTAGCGTGGATGTCATCTCCGGTTGCTACCAGGTCCCGGACGGCCAGGAAGTCGAGCACTTCTAGCGGCAGCGCCGTTCAGTGAGGACTTGCAGATCACTAACTGGCCGTCTTGGTCTGAGGTGGGCGGAGGCTCCCTGCCGCTGCTTCGGGTTTGTAGAAATCTTCGAGGGAGGTGAGGCGGTCCTCTGTGAGATGGACGGTGTGCCCGGCGCGGCGTTCGAGCAGGGCGTCTTGTCCTTGAGGCCGGACGGTGAGCTGTCGGCCGTACTGGGTGGAGCGGATGCACCGGTCACGGACGCACCTGTCACTGCCAGGCGCCGCCGCGTGCCCTTGACCGCCCCTGGGCTTGGTCTGACCTCGGTCGAGTCCGGCGACCACGGCTCGGCCCTGCCCGGTGACCTACCGCACCATTCCGCCGTCCACCGGGGGGAGGAGGCCAGTCCGGGCGGTGCCGCCTGGACAGCGACCCGCGCGGTCGCCGGAGGCCGTGGCAGTCGGCCGCCCTGTCACAGCGTGATCACTGTCCGGTCAGTGGCCCGCCGTCAGTCGGTCGCCCCGGTGTCCCTCTTGCGGAGCAACACCAGGACCGCTCCGCCGATCACCACCAGGCCGATGGCCGCACCCGCGATCAGTGGGGTGATCGCGGAACCGCCGGTGGCGGCGAGGTCGGTGGAGTCCAAGGTGCCGCCATCCGTGACGGGACTGGGCTCGCTCAGGATCTGAGTGGTCTGGGTGCTGATCGCGCTGCCCTGGGTCTTGCAGTCCAGTACGCCCGTAAAGCGATGCCGGAAGCCGTTCGGGCCAGTGATCGTGAAGTCGTAGGCCTGGTCCTCCTGCAACGGAACGGTCACCGTACGGGAGGCGCCCGCGGGGATGGTGTGGTCGACGTCCATCAGCTCGAAGGTGAAGGGCTCATCACCCTCCTTGTTGGCCACGGTGATGTCCACACCGCTCTTGGCGCAGTTCTTCCGCGCCGACACCGCCGGTACCGCCCCCTTGGCTGCCCAGGTGGCCGTCGCGGTAGCGGAGACGGTGGACTCGCTGGAACCTGCCAGGATCTGGGTCTGGCTGCGGCTTTCGGAGGCGAAGGCGCGGCCCACCGGCACAGTGGTCGACGCCTGCACGGTCAACTGGGCCGTGCCGTTGGGGGCGTCCTCGGGGATGTCGACGTAGAGGCGGCTGCCGTCCTTCGCCGAAGTGATGACCTTGCCGGTCTTGTCGATGATCCGCAGACCGCTGCCGACCGCGTCCGTCGGCGGGGTCACGGTGACTACGCCTGCGTTGGTGTGTACGGTCACCGGCCCCAGCAGGTCTCCCGGTCGGCCGGAGACCGCGGGCGGGTCCAGGGTGAGCGAGGCCTGCGGCTCGCCGGTGTTCCGGGCGCTCTTCTCCAGATAGTCGGCGAGCTTCTCGGCCCGTGGATCGACGGCGTCGACCTTCGCACCGTCCGAATAGCGCCAGATGGCCACCTGGGTGCCCGCCGCCGCGTCCTGTTCGGTGAGAGCTCCCGTACCC contains:
- a CDS encoding globin — encoded protein: MREIRRGTLQEQTFYEQVGGEETFRRLVHRFYEGVAEDPVLRPMYPEEDLGPAEERLTLFLIQYWGGPTTYSENRGHPRLRMRHAPFTVDRAAHDAWLRHMRVAVDELDLPEEHERTLWNYLTYAAASMVNTPD
- the ettA gene encoding energy-dependent translational throttle protein EttA; its protein translation is MAEFIYTMRKARKAHGDKVILDDVTLNFLPGAKIGVVGPNGAGKSTVLKIMAGIEQPSNGDAFLSPGYSVGILLQEPPLNDEKTVLENVQEGVAEIKGKLDRFNEIAELMATDYSDALLDEMGKLQEDLDHANAWDLDAQLEQAMDALGCPPGDWPVTNLSGGEKRRVALCKLLLEQPDLLLLDEPTNHLDAESVNWLEQHLAKYPGTVVAITHDRYFLDNVAEWILELDRGRAYPYQGNYSTYLETKATRLKVEGQKDAKRQKRLKEELDWVRSNAKGRQAKSKARLARYEEMAAEAEKMRKLDFEEIQIPPGPRLGNVVVEINDLHKAFGEKILVDGLSFTLPRNGIVGVIGPNGAGKTTLFKMIQGLETPDSGDIKVGETVKISYVDQGRANIDPKKTLWEVVSDGLDYINVGQVEMPSRAYVSAFGFKGPDQQKPAGILSGGERNRLNLALTLKQGGNLLLLDEPTNDLDVETLSSLENALLDFPGCAVVVSHDRWFLDRVATHILAYEGESSWFWFEGNFESYEKNKIERLGPDAARPHRATYKKLTRG
- a CDS encoding methyltransferase domain-containing protein, which translates into the protein MGAYDAEIESLAAAGRAALVREIDAEGTWAADPVWRKAFAEVPRHLFVPYYYVAGRRGYERRWGESADPEDRERWVRGVYADVPLATRLRDGELLSSSSQPSLMARMLVALCVTDGDRVLEVGAGTGYNAALLTHRLGDGDLVTTVDLDPEIAESARGHLAAAGYRPVVVTGDGARGVPERAPFDRVIATCELATVPRAWLAQCRPGARILTPLATGLAALTLRDPERAEGHFLPTPAYFVPLRGEGRVKPEEVSLAGLPGRAREQELFRFLLALTRGTLTAQEAYVLWEREGEPSRERYGVTVTPERTWAWLDDPVGPYAWPLPGQSQSPVLP
- a CDS encoding Cys-Gln thioester bond-forming surface protein; translated protein: MLVALAAFRRSTGVARLAVAATVSGLVLAGAGTALAAGTPQTQGGATATINGLKTYGDAVIHADGGDQHVAAGLFEMSVDGGGTLQTYCVDLHNPTQRDTRYQETPWSGTSLGTNKDAGKIRWILQNSYPQVNDLAALARRAGTGALTEQDAAAGTQVAIWRYSDGAKVDAVDPRAEKLADYLEKSARNTGEPQASLTLDPPAVSGRPGDLLGPVTVHTNAGVVTVTPPTDAVGSGLRIIDKTGKVITSAKDGSRLYVDIPEDAPNGTAQLTVQASTTVPVGRAFASESRSQTQILAGSSESTVSATATATWAAKGAVPAVSARKNCAKSGVDITVANKEGDEPFTFELMDVDHTIPAGASRTVTVPLQEDQAYDFTITGPNGFRHRFTGVLDCKTQGSAISTQTTQILSEPSPVTDGGTLDSTDLAATGGSAITPLIAGAAIGLVVIGGAVLVLLRKRDTGATD
- a CDS encoding acyl-CoA thioesterase, which codes for MRHIYRCPLRWADMDAYGHVNNVVFLRYLEEARIDFLFRPDKEFKQGSVVARHEIDYKRQLVHRHEPVDIELWVTEVRAASFTLAYEVKDGDLVYVRASTVIVPFDFEAQAPRRITAEEREFLREYRDPAEDSETGGKAVAA